The following are encoded in a window of Nakamurella sp. A5-74 genomic DNA:
- a CDS encoding class I SAM-dependent methyltransferase, whose protein sequence is MTDNAVARIRSLFDELSAVYDPADVPFFGPIAAGLVELLAPVPGERALDLGCGTGAVTLPLAAAVGHTGSVTAVDISDGMIELLDQAVARHRLSQVVTERADVSEPDPSWGTFDVVTASLVLFFLPEPLAALQRWAARVADGGRIGISTFGPQDDVWRAVDASFAPYLPAAMLDARTSGAAGPFADDAGVEQLFRSAGITAVRTVTTPVTVAFDDVDGWRRWSMTTGQRQMWARIPAVDQDDFLERAAALLAAARAPGGRIELTQQVRYTVGTVER, encoded by the coding sequence ATGACCGACAACGCCGTGGCCCGCATCCGATCGCTGTTCGACGAGCTCAGTGCGGTTTACGACCCGGCCGACGTCCCGTTCTTCGGTCCGATCGCCGCAGGACTGGTCGAGCTGCTGGCTCCGGTCCCGGGCGAGCGGGCGCTCGACCTCGGCTGCGGAACGGGGGCGGTCACGCTGCCGCTGGCCGCCGCGGTCGGACACACCGGTTCCGTCACCGCGGTCGACATCTCCGACGGCATGATCGAGCTGCTGGATCAAGCCGTCGCACGACACCGGCTCAGCCAGGTCGTGACCGAACGCGCCGACGTCTCCGAGCCGGACCCGTCCTGGGGCACCTTCGACGTCGTGACGGCGTCCCTGGTGCTGTTCTTCCTGCCGGAGCCGCTGGCTGCGCTGCAACGCTGGGCGGCCAGGGTCGCCGACGGTGGACGGATCGGCATCAGCACCTTCGGTCCGCAGGACGACGTCTGGCGGGCGGTTGATGCGTCGTTCGCGCCGTACCTACCGGCCGCGATGCTCGACGCCCGGACCTCGGGGGCGGCCGGTCCGTTCGCTGACGACGCGGGAGTGGAGCAGCTGTTCCGCTCCGCCGGCATCACCGCGGTACGGACGGTGACGACGCCGGTGACCGTGGCCTTCGACGACGTGGACGGCTGGCGCCGATGGAGTATGACGACCGGTCAGCGTCAGATGTGGGCCCGCATTCCCGCAGTGGACCAGGACGACTTCCTGGAACGGGCGGCAGCGCTGCTCGCCGCGGCTCGTGCGCCCGGGGGTCGGATCGAGCTGACCCAGCAGGTCCGTTACACGGTGGGAACGGTCGAACGCTGA
- a CDS encoding ABC transporter ATP-binding protein: MATIEVEGLVKTYAGVNAVDGVSFIVDEGEFFGLLGPNGAGKTTTLEIIEGLREPDAGTVSLLGMKPWPRNAALLPRIGVQLQASAFFEQLTASEQLETFVDLYDQPRTRVTELLEMVGLTDKAGTRAEKLSGGQAQRLSIACSLVHDPDVVFLDEPTAALDPQARRNLWDVLREINDRGKTVVLTTHSMEEAEALCDRVAIIDGGKILQTGTPAELIRALDAPVRIAVERSTLDQDAARALPGADTVEGDSSSTIITTRTPAPVLTALAELDALAGLQVRGATLEDVFLQLTGREYRA, from the coding sequence ATGGCAACGATCGAGGTCGAGGGTCTGGTCAAGACCTATGCAGGCGTGAACGCCGTCGACGGCGTGAGCTTCATCGTTGATGAGGGCGAGTTTTTCGGCTTGCTCGGCCCCAACGGGGCCGGCAAGACCACCACGCTGGAGATCATCGAGGGCTTGCGCGAGCCCGATGCCGGCACCGTCTCCTTGCTGGGGATGAAGCCGTGGCCACGCAACGCGGCGCTGCTGCCGAGGATCGGTGTGCAGTTGCAGGCGTCGGCGTTCTTCGAACAGCTCACCGCCTCCGAGCAACTGGAGACCTTCGTCGATCTGTACGACCAGCCCCGTACCCGGGTCACCGAGCTGCTGGAGATGGTGGGGCTCACCGACAAGGCAGGTACCCGCGCCGAGAAGCTGTCCGGGGGTCAGGCGCAGCGGCTCTCCATCGCCTGCTCGCTCGTCCACGACCCCGACGTGGTCTTCCTCGACGAACCGACCGCTGCGCTGGATCCCCAGGCCAGACGCAATCTCTGGGATGTGCTGCGGGAGATCAACGATCGCGGCAAGACCGTCGTGTTGACGACGCACTCCATGGAGGAGGCGGAGGCGCTGTGTGATCGGGTGGCCATCATCGACGGCGGCAAGATCCTGCAGACCGGGACACCGGCCGAGCTGATCCGCGCGCTGGACGCACCGGTGCGGATCGCTGTCGAGCGATCCACCCTCGATCAGGACGCCGCCAGGGCGCTTCCCGGGGCCGACACCGTCGAGGGCGACAGTTCGTCCACCATCATCACCACCCGCACTCCGGCTCCGGTGCTGACCGCGCTCGCCGAGCTGGACGCGCTGGCCGGCCTGCAGGTGCGCGGCGCCACCCTCGAGGACGTCTTCCTGCAGTTGACCGGACGGGAGTACCGGGCGTGA
- the mce gene encoding methylmalonyl-CoA epimerase, with the protein MDPVDTCADTPADTSADTSADRLAALQVLTVDHVGIAVPDLDTAIALYTGVLGGRLAHRESNPDHEIEEAMISFGADMAGSDQRAQLQLIAPTSPTSTIAKFIDRSGPGLQQLAYRVPDVRAAADTLRAAGLRLLYDEPRRGTAGSSINFVHPKDTGGVLLELVEPAVLDQEPAPTDGTTHG; encoded by the coding sequence ATGGACCCTGTCGACACGTGCGCCGATACGCCCGCCGACACGTCCGCCGACACCAGCGCCGATCGACTCGCCGCTCTGCAGGTGCTGACCGTCGACCACGTCGGCATCGCTGTCCCGGATCTCGATACGGCCATCGCGCTGTACACCGGGGTCCTCGGCGGCCGGTTGGCGCACCGGGAGAGCAATCCCGACCATGAGATCGAGGAGGCGATGATCAGTTTCGGTGCCGATATGGCTGGGAGCGACCAGCGGGCGCAGCTGCAGTTGATTGCTCCCACCTCACCGACCTCGACGATCGCGAAGTTCATCGACCGGTCCGGACCCGGCCTGCAGCAACTCGCCTACCGGGTACCCGACGTCCGGGCTGCGGCCGACACCCTCAGGGCGGCCGGGCTGCGGCTGCTGTACGACGAACCCCGTCGCGGTACCGCAGGGTCCTCGATCAACTTCGTCCACCCCAAGGACACCGGCGGCGTCCTGCTCGAGCTCGTTGAACCCGCAGTACTCGATCAAGAACCAGCACCGACGGACGGAACCACGCATGGCTGA
- a CDS encoding acetyl-CoA C-acetyltransferase, which produces MRSTVIVAGARTPMGRLSGALAGSTAMDLGGTAIKGALRRARVSGSDVDYVVMGQVLSAGCGQLPIRQAAFRGGIPLTVPSVGISKVCLSGLDAIALADQLIRAGEFRTVVAGGMESMTRAPHLLPGSRGGFKYGDVTLVDHMAFDGLHDAFTDVAMGLLTENTNDAGRPEALTRLQQDAFAARSHQRAAAAVATGRFADEIEPVRHQTRKGEVVVDADEGIRPDTTVDTLAKLRPAFRPDGTITAGSASPISDGACAVVVMDRELAEERGLAWIAEIGAHGVVAGPDSSLQLQPANAIAVACRKEGISPAELDLVEINEAFAAVGIASARELGISEEIVNVNGGAIALGHPIGMSGARIALTLALELRRRGGGVGAAALCGGGGQGDALILRVPGS; this is translated from the coding sequence ATGAGATCGACGGTGATCGTGGCCGGGGCACGCACCCCGATGGGACGGCTCTCTGGAGCGTTGGCCGGGAGTACAGCGATGGATCTCGGTGGTACGGCCATCAAGGGGGCGCTGCGTCGGGCGAGGGTCTCCGGGAGCGATGTCGACTACGTCGTGATGGGACAGGTGCTGTCGGCGGGCTGCGGGCAGCTGCCGATCCGTCAGGCAGCATTCCGCGGCGGTATTCCGCTGACCGTTCCGTCGGTCGGGATCAGCAAGGTGTGCCTGTCCGGGCTGGACGCCATCGCACTCGCCGACCAGCTGATCCGGGCGGGGGAGTTCCGCACCGTGGTCGCCGGCGGGATGGAGTCGATGACCCGTGCGCCGCACCTGCTGCCCGGTTCACGCGGTGGGTTCAAGTACGGCGACGTCACCCTGGTCGACCACATGGCCTTCGACGGTCTGCACGACGCGTTCACCGATGTGGCCATGGGCCTGCTCACCGAGAACACCAATGACGCCGGGCGTCCGGAGGCGCTGACCCGTCTGCAGCAGGACGCGTTCGCGGCCCGTTCCCACCAGCGCGCCGCCGCTGCTGTCGCGACCGGGAGATTCGCGGACGAGATCGAGCCCGTCCGCCACCAGACCCGCAAGGGCGAGGTGGTGGTGGACGCCGATGAGGGAATCCGTCCCGACACCACCGTGGACACGCTGGCGAAGCTACGCCCGGCGTTCCGGCCCGACGGCACCATCACCGCAGGTTCCGCTTCGCCGATCTCCGACGGTGCGTGCGCCGTCGTGGTGATGGACCGTGAGCTGGCCGAGGAACGGGGGTTGGCGTGGATCGCCGAGATCGGCGCCCACGGGGTGGTCGCCGGTCCGGACTCGAGTCTGCAGCTGCAGCCCGCGAACGCGATAGCCGTGGCGTGTCGCAAGGAGGGCATCAGCCCGGCAGAGCTCGATCTGGTGGAGATCAACGAGGCGTTCGCCGCCGTCGGGATCGCCTCGGCCCGCGAACTGGGGATCAGCGAGGAGATCGTGAACGTCAACGGCGGGGCTATCGCACTGGGCCACCCGATCGGGATGTCCGGCGCGCGCATCGCGCTCACCCTTGCCCTGGAACTGCGTCGCCGAGGCGGCGGCGTCGGCGCGGCCGCCTTGTGTGGCGGTGGCGGTCAAGGTGATGCTTTGATCCTGCGTGTTCCCGGGTCCTGA
- a CDS encoding ABC transporter permease: MRAFTSLSRAMFKGFVRDRTSLFFTLFFPLFFIIIFGTIFGSSGASKQKVELVGDVSLIRTLPAEARAQLDQVLEISPATDLAASLDQVRQGDIAATVEQQGDRLVVHFSAADQVTSGTVLGVLGSFVDSANVTVTGQQPRYSLSAETVEDASLKAIQYVTPGMIGYGIAIGAAFGAAMTLITWRTNKLLRRLRLAPVSTGAVVGSRVVVSLAIALFQLAVFIGVASLPFLGLKLTGSWWMAIPLTLTGTLSFLAIGLFVGAVAKTAEGGAALTNLITLPMAFLSGAFIPLDQAPGWIQGVSKVLPMGWLVQGLKDVMVRGQGPGAAVVPMLVLLGFTVVVGLIATRFFQWDKA, from the coding sequence GTGAGAGCCTTCACCAGCCTGTCCCGGGCCATGTTCAAGGGCTTCGTCCGCGACCGCACCAGCCTGTTCTTCACGCTGTTCTTCCCGTTGTTCTTCATCATCATCTTCGGGACCATCTTCGGCAGCTCCGGCGCCTCGAAGCAGAAGGTCGAGCTGGTCGGCGACGTCTCGCTGATCAGGACATTGCCCGCCGAGGCACGCGCCCAGCTCGACCAGGTGCTGGAGATCTCACCCGCCACGGATCTGGCCGCATCGCTCGATCAGGTGCGCCAGGGGGACATCGCCGCCACCGTCGAGCAGCAGGGCGATCGGCTGGTGGTCCACTTCTCCGCAGCCGACCAGGTCACCTCCGGAACCGTCCTCGGCGTGCTCGGCTCGTTCGTCGACAGCGCGAACGTCACGGTCACCGGACAGCAGCCCAGGTACTCCCTCAGCGCCGAGACCGTCGAGGACGCCTCGCTCAAGGCCATCCAGTACGTCACACCCGGCATGATCGGCTACGGCATCGCCATCGGTGCTGCCTTCGGTGCGGCGATGACGCTGATCACCTGGCGTACCAACAAGTTGCTGCGTCGGCTGCGGCTCGCGCCGGTGTCGACCGGAGCAGTCGTCGGATCCAGGGTGGTCGTGTCGTTGGCGATCGCACTGTTCCAGCTCGCGGTGTTCATCGGGGTGGCCTCGCTGCCGTTCCTCGGACTCAAGCTGACCGGCTCCTGGTGGATGGCGATACCGCTCACCCTGACGGGAACCCTGTCGTTCCTTGCGATCGGCCTCTTCGTCGGCGCTGTCGCGAAGACCGCCGAGGGTGGCGCTGCACTGACCAACCTGATCACCCTGCCGATGGCGTTCCTGTCCGGCGCGTTCATCCCTCTCGACCAGGCACCCGGCTGGATCCAGGGGGTGTCCAAGGTGCTGCCGATGGGGTGGTTGGTGCAGGGGCTGAAGGACGTGATGGTGCGCGGCCAGGGGCCGGGTGCAGCAGTCGTGCCGATGCTGGTGCTGCTCGGCTTCACCGTCGTCGTGGGGCTGATCGCCACCCGATTCTTCCAGTGGGACAAAGCCTGA
- a CDS encoding DUF3533 domain-containing protein, whose amino-acid sequence MTQTTHGRHEAPEAEAPDAPDGAETTEAAARQGFWAELAGAVSVRTVGLILGVLLLQLGFVLSYVGAFHQPTPHRIEIAVVAPATVSASTVDGLNGIEGEPFAATAAADEASARQQLLDGTTSAVYLVNASGTQDTLLVASAGGASKATAIEAEFRGVEAARDRTASVQDVLPTQSGDNRGLTGFYLVLGWTVGGYLAAALLGIAMGARPATPRRSVFRLLAIVPYAVLSGLGGALVVGPVLGALTGHTVALWLLGSLVVFAAAAVTMAFQALLGVLGIGLTVLVFVILGNPSAGGAYAPELLPSFWRTIGGAIPNGAGTAAVRSLVYFGGQGVGLRLVVIGIWAAAGVALALIASRVMHRRTDPLQA is encoded by the coding sequence ATGACCCAGACGACACACGGCAGGCACGAAGCCCCGGAGGCCGAGGCCCCGGACGCGCCCGACGGCGCGGAGACTACGGAAGCGGCTGCGCGACAGGGTTTCTGGGCTGAACTGGCCGGCGCCGTCTCGGTCCGCACGGTCGGTCTGATCCTCGGAGTCCTGCTGCTCCAACTCGGATTCGTGCTGTCCTACGTGGGTGCCTTCCACCAGCCGACCCCGCACCGCATCGAGATCGCGGTGGTGGCGCCGGCAACCGTCTCTGCGTCGACGGTGGACGGACTCAACGGCATCGAGGGTGAGCCGTTCGCGGCCACGGCCGCAGCCGACGAGGCCTCTGCGCGGCAACAGCTGCTGGACGGGACCACCAGCGCCGTCTACCTGGTGAACGCCTCCGGCACCCAGGACACCCTGCTGGTCGCGTCCGCCGGCGGCGCCTCCAAGGCCACCGCGATCGAGGCCGAGTTCCGTGGCGTCGAGGCCGCCCGCGACCGCACCGCCAGCGTGCAGGACGTGCTGCCCACCCAGTCCGGGGACAACCGCGGTCTCACCGGTTTCTATCTGGTGCTCGGGTGGACCGTCGGCGGCTACCTCGCCGCCGCCCTGCTCGGCATCGCCATGGGCGCCCGCCCGGCGACCCCGCGGCGGTCGGTGTTCCGGCTGCTGGCGATCGTTCCCTACGCCGTGCTGTCGGGTCTCGGCGGAGCACTGGTCGTCGGTCCGGTGCTCGGCGCGCTCACCGGTCACACCGTGGCGCTGTGGCTGCTCGGGTCGCTGGTGGTGTTCGCCGCAGCGGCCGTGACGATGGCCTTCCAGGCCCTGCTCGGAGTGCTCGGTATCGGGCTCACCGTGTTGGTCTTCGTGATCCTGGGCAACCCCAGCGCCGGGGGCGCCTACGCTCCTGAACTGCTGCCGAGCTTCTGGCGGACCATCGGCGGCGCCATCCCCAACGGGGCCGGAACCGCGGCCGTCCGCTCGCTGGTCTACTTCGGCGGGCAGGGCGTCGGCCTGCGCCTGGTGGTCATCGGTATCTGGGCCGCGGCGGGCGTGGCGCTCGCGCTGATCGCCTCGCGGGTGATGCACCGTCGCACGGATCCCCTCCAGGCCTGA
- a CDS encoding TetR/AcrR family transcriptional regulator — protein MTASPPTTRRRRETLARLLDAAATVFAQRGFGRTSIEEVCEAAGFTRGAFYSNFASLDELFFALYEQRAGRVATQVAEALAGRGERTVPALVERVVAALSVDRDWTMIKTEYFLHAARHPDAAAALQRHRDAVVQALVPALRDVVDLTALPRSMRTPHTLARAVVTVHDGSTLDLLLDPDSEAHRQWLRALLTALLEYRD, from the coding sequence ATGACAGCGTCACCCCCGACCACCCGTCGACGACGGGAGACCCTGGCCCGCTTGCTCGACGCCGCAGCGACCGTCTTCGCGCAGCGTGGTTTCGGCCGCACGAGCATCGAGGAGGTCTGCGAGGCCGCCGGATTCACCCGAGGCGCGTTCTACTCCAACTTCGCCTCGCTGGACGAGCTGTTCTTCGCCCTCTACGAGCAGCGCGCCGGGCGGGTGGCGACGCAGGTCGCCGAGGCGCTGGCCGGACGGGGGGAGCGAACTGTCCCGGCACTGGTCGAGCGGGTGGTCGCAGCTCTGAGTGTTGATCGCGACTGGACGATGATCAAGACCGAGTACTTCCTGCACGCTGCGCGCCATCCCGATGCCGCTGCGGCACTGCAGCGGCATCGGGACGCGGTGGTGCAGGCGCTGGTGCCCGCCCTGCGGGATGTCGTGGACCTCACGGCGCTACCGCGCTCGATGCGCACGCCGCACACCCTTGCCAGAGCCGTCGTCACCGTCCACGACGGCTCGACCCTCGACCTGCTGCTCGACCCGGACTCGGAGGCCCACCGTCAGTGGCTGCGCGCTCTGCTCACCGCTCTGCTCGAGTACCGGGACTGA